One window from the genome of Malacoplasma penetrans HF-2 encodes:
- a CDS encoding ParA family protein codes for MKIGVVNNKGGVLKTTLSTNLAASLSLDGKKVIIVDLDGQGNVIATFGKKPDDLEFAIMDFLKGKCYWEDILIKKTENLHILPGNDELNYFDFLLNQKQITQSNLKMLINKLDELYDYVIIDTPPAMSVVVATTLSIVDVALVPFEPDQYATLGLKRIINAAKEFKEKNNHNMKIVAIPTKVNTRVTIHNDIIEQSLKPKLKTQGVYVTSNFISSTTKSTAAVGYERVPIVMSVFKSKYQDEYHNLKKEILNYVIFGRETSVNNGNQENSFGENF; via the coding sequence ATGAAAATAGGAGTAGTTAATAATAAAGGTGGTGTACTGAAAACCACTTTATCAACCAATTTAGCAGCATCGTTATCTTTAGATGGTAAAAAAGTCATTATTGTTGACCTTGATGGACAAGGTAATGTTATTGCTACATTTGGTAAAAAACCAGATGATTTAGAATTTGCTATAATGGATTTTTTAAAAGGGAAATGTTACTGAGAAGATATTTTAATTAAGAAAACTGAAAATCTTCATATTCTTCCTGGGAATGATGAATTAAACTATTTTGACTTTTTGTTAAATCAAAAACAAATAACTCAATCTAACTTAAAGATGCTTATCAACAAATTAGATGAGCTTTATGATTATGTAATTATAGACACACCACCAGCAATGTCAGTTGTTGTTGCCACAACACTATCAATAGTTGATGTAGCACTTGTTCCATTTGAACCTGATCAATATGCAACATTAGGTTTAAAAAGAATTATTAATGCTGCAAAAGAATTTAAAGAAAAAAATAACCACAACATGAAAATTGTGGCTATTCCTACAAAGGTTAATACAAGAGTTACTATTCACAATGATATTATTGAACAATCTCTTAAACCAAAACTTAAAACACAAGGTGTGTATGTAACATCTAATTTTATTAGTTCAACAACAAAATCAACTGCAGCTGTTGGTTATGAAAGAGTTCCAATTGTTATGAGTGTTTTTAAAAGTAAATATCAAGATGAATACCACAACTTAAAAAAAGAAATTTTAAATTATGTAATTTTTGGTAGAGAAACATCAGTAAACAATGGAAATCAAGAAAATAGTTTTGGAGAAAATTTTTAA
- a CDS encoding tRNA (cytidine(34)-2'-O)-methyltransferase produces the protein MLNIVLFQPEIPENTGNISRTCVGFNATLHMIRPFGFILNDKRMKRAGLDYWDHLKRKEYDDWSDFESQNLVNKNSKVFLITKFADKSISNLTKDELTKDEEIFFVFGRETKGLTSEIMEKYKKFQLKIEMNSNIRSFNLSNSVAIVAFHYHFLTNFNDLK, from the coding sequence ATGCTAAATATTGTGCTTTTTCAACCAGAAATACCTGAAAATACAGGAAATATTTCAAGAACTTGTGTTGGTTTTAATGCAACATTACATATGATTAGACCATTTGGTTTTATTTTAAATGACAAAAGGATGAAAAGAGCTGGTCTAGATTATTGAGATCATCTGAAAAGAAAAGAGTATGATGATTGAAGTGATTTTGAAAGTCAAAATTTAGTAAATAAAAACTCTAAAGTATTTTTAATCACTAAGTTTGCAGATAAATCCATTTCTAACTTAACTAAAGATGAGTTGACTAAAGATGAAGAAATATTTTTTGTTTTTGGTAGGGAAACAAAAGGATTAACATCTGAAATTATGGAAAAATACAAAAAATTCCAGTTAAAAATAGAAATGAACAGTAATATAAGAAGTTTTAATTTATCAAATTCTGTTGCAATTGTAGCTTTCCACTATCATTTTTTAACCAATTTCAATGATTTAAAGTAA
- a CDS encoding RluA family pseudouridine synthase, protein MIQIFIKKEEENQILKDFISKSFKELSLSKISKSIKNGDIKVNHKKTTWNYKLQENDSLQIFLRLKPIKKELKLNFLEAKPILNVIYEDKNIIVVNKPRGLICQPDKNEKIDTLNNRIKKYLYEKKDKNYLEANLCHRLDKYTTGLCVAAKNQKTLTELNNLWNTEAVSKYYLCLCYGKFKKKSDTLKDFIFLNEEKQIMEIDRENKFNKEIITKYRVIEQKKDMALLEIQLLTGKKHQIRVHMASIGHPVLGDTKYNKKGNFGFQFPCLTSYKIKFNFDKNHFLHYLNKLNLEVKNIKFK, encoded by the coding sequence ATGATACAAATTTTTATTAAAAAAGAAGAAGAAAATCAAATATTAAAAGATTTTATTAGTAAATCTTTTAAAGAACTAAGTTTATCTAAAATTAGTAAATCCATTAAAAATGGGGATATTAAGGTAAACCACAAAAAAACAACATGAAACTATAAGTTACAAGAAAATGATTCTTTACAAATATTTTTAAGATTAAAACCAATTAAAAAAGAACTTAAATTGAATTTCTTAGAAGCTAAACCAATTCTAAATGTTATCTATGAAGATAAAAACATTATAGTTGTAAACAAACCAAGAGGTCTTATTTGCCAACCTGATAAAAATGAAAAAATAGATACTTTAAACAACAGAATCAAAAAATATCTATATGAAAAAAAAGATAAAAATTATTTAGAAGCTAATCTTTGTCACAGATTAGATAAATATACAACAGGATTATGTGTTGCTGCAAAAAATCAAAAAACCCTAACAGAATTAAATAATTTATGAAATACAGAAGCTGTTTCTAAATACTATCTTTGCTTATGTTATGGAAAATTTAAAAAGAAAAGTGATACTTTAAAAGATTTTATTTTTCTTAATGAAGAAAAACAGATTATGGAAATAGATAGAGAAAATAAATTTAATAAAGAAATCATTACAAAATATAGGGTAATAGAACAAAAAAAGGACATGGCATTGTTGGAAATACAACTGCTAACAGGTAAAAAACACCAAATTAGGGTTCACATGGCTTCAATTGGTCACCCAGTGTTGGGAGACACAAAATATAATAAAAAAGGTAATTTTGGTTTCCAATTCCCTTGCTTAACATCTTATAAAATTAAATTCAATTTTGATAAAAATCACTTTTTACATTATCTAAACAAATTAAACCTAGAAGTTAAAAATATCAAATTTAAGTAG
- a CDS encoding redoxin domain-containing protein yields the protein MLIGRKYINFFSKAYSGKTDSILNYDLTKNMGKNGTLLFFIHQDFYPTSTSEIIELNQKHQNFVNLGVNPIVISVDSELTHQQLVKNLKDKKTINNMSLDFVSDISKEISRDYLVLFEEGYSLPSTIFIDKKGIIKYFSTGSVEVKRDIDSILKTIATYQ from the coding sequence ATGCTTATTGGCAGAAAATATATAAATTTTTTTAGCAAAGCATATAGTGGTAAAACTGATTCAATTTTAAATTATGATTTAACCAAAAATATGGGTAAAAATGGAACATTATTGTTTTTTATTCACCAAGATTTTTATCCAACCTCAACTAGTGAAATCATTGAATTAAACCAAAAACACCAAAATTTTGTTAATTTAGGTGTTAATCCCATAGTAATTAGTGTTGATTCAGAGCTAACTCATCAACAACTTGTTAAAAATTTAAAAGATAAAAAAACTATTAATAATATGTCTTTAGACTTTGTTTCAGATATTTCAAAAGAAATATCTAGAGATTATTTAGTCTTATTTGAAGAAGGGTATAGCTTACCTTCTACTATCTTTATAGATAAAAAAGGTATTATCAAATACTTTAGCACAGGGTCTGTTGAAGTAAAAAGAGATATTGATTCAATCTTAAAAACTATAGCCACATACCAATAG
- the galU gene encoding UTP--glucose-1-phosphate uridylyltransferase GalU — MKKRVTKAVIPAAGMGTRFLPATKAMPKEMLPILDKPTIQFIVEEAVASGIEDILIIVSQYKNSIMDHFDYFFELEERLKQKNKVEDYKLVRNISDMAHIHYIRQKEPMGLGHAINMAKRFIGNEPFAILLGDDVIVQNNQSDKPALKQCIELFEEKNVSIVGVQEVEHKEVSKYGIIDPLEQVDLKTQSMRVKNMIEKPDPSISPSNYAILGRYVLTPSIFKELEETQVSPRGEIEITGSLLNLAQKEGVYAKVFTGKRYDIGSKIGYLKATLDISLSKPDVRDELLEYMKLLVETNK, encoded by the coding sequence ATGAAAAAAAGAGTTACAAAAGCAGTAATTCCAGCAGCTGGAATGGGAACAAGGTTTTTACCAGCTACTAAAGCTATGCCTAAAGAAATGCTTCCAATTCTAGATAAGCCTACTATTCAATTTATAGTAGAAGAAGCAGTGGCATCTGGGATTGAAGATATTTTAATTATTGTTTCACAATATAAAAATTCAATTATGGATCACTTTGATTATTTTTTTGAATTAGAAGAAAGACTAAAGCAAAAAAATAAAGTAGAAGATTACAAATTAGTAAGAAATATTAGTGATATGGCACATATTCACTATATTAGACAAAAAGAACCAATGGGATTAGGACATGCTATTAATATGGCTAAAAGGTTTATAGGTAATGAACCTTTTGCCATATTATTAGGAGATGATGTTATTGTTCAAAATAACCAATCAGACAAACCTGCATTAAAACAATGTATTGAGTTATTTGAAGAAAAAAATGTTTCTATTGTAGGTGTTCAAGAAGTTGAACATAAAGAGGTTAGTAAATATGGGATTATAGACCCATTAGAACAAGTAGATCTAAAAACTCAATCTATGAGAGTAAAAAATATGATTGAAAAACCAGATCCTAGTATTAGTCCAAGTAATTATGCAATTTTAGGAAGATATGTTCTAACTCCTTCTATTTTTAAGGAGTTAGAAGAAACTCAAGTTAGTCCTAGAGGAGAAATAGAAATTACAGGATCATTATTAAATTTAGCCCAAAAAGAAGGAGTATATGCGAAAGTGTTTACTGGTAAAAGATATGACATTGGTTCTAAAATTGGTTATTTAAAAGCAACTTTAGATATTTCTTTATCTAAACCAGATGTTAGAGATGAATTACTAGAATATATGAAATTATTAGTAGAAACTAACAAATAA
- a CDS encoding DDE-type integrase/transposase/recombinase has product MKEIIKNNLTKFENSRFWILEEMGSLNKKGKLNPKTLSNKTGYSIKQSRRFIKSFKDNTFLISHKNKNKENVNKIKDEVKRAIIEKYIEVTTPCKEMSDGHYEMTHLDFYLDEIKDKFNVKYGFVNKLLNENFLLTSYSKKITRKTMKKKLKEGNLAELKIQEKILEFLRKYKPTYTEYLKTKNPPYVKHNYDFGHIVEVDACVSVWIGIKKYYIYHAIDAGTGKLLGFWIDDEETNFGYCKLLKQVLEKYGAPNIIKTDRRKTFWSENSVTNLTYCLNKLEIQVKSESQPTFKANVERSFKNAQQIYYKLFLKHGLNTKEKIQKNYQLIVDAYNQRYKKSEKGKRNQFIKISKDDLKDLFYTTKICKVLKGFYFFLNGKAMGLFTKEDKRVNMKNQILLRTNMLTGEKFVLDKNTKYFAREINDDLLNEYINEIHDNEFLKLEKIKRKSIATSKAIYQKNENTRIALERWSDSLKEREEKIKIREIELSLNI; this is encoded by the coding sequence ATGAAAGAAATAATAAAAAACAATTTAACAAAATTTGAGAATAGTAGGTTCTGAATTTTAGAAGAAATGGGTTCTTTGAATAAAAAAGGAAAGTTAAATCCAAAAACTTTAAGTAATAAAACAGGATATTCAATCAAACAGTCTAGAAGGTTTATAAAAAGTTTTAAAGATAATACTTTTTTGATTAGCCATAAAAACAAAAATAAGGAAAATGTTAACAAAATAAAAGATGAAGTAAAAAGAGCAATTATAGAGAAATATATTGAAGTAACTACTCCATGCAAAGAAATGAGTGATGGTCATTATGAAATGACTCATTTAGATTTTTATTTAGATGAAATAAAAGACAAGTTTAATGTTAAATACGGATTTGTAAATAAACTTCTAAATGAAAATTTTTTACTCACTTCATATTCAAAAAAGATCACAAGAAAAACTATGAAGAAAAAACTTAAAGAAGGAAATTTAGCAGAGTTAAAAATCCAGGAAAAAATTTTGGAATTTCTAAGAAAATATAAACCAACGTACACAGAATATTTAAAAACTAAAAATCCCCCTTATGTAAAACACAACTATGATTTTGGTCACATAGTTGAAGTAGATGCTTGCGTTAGTGTTTGAATAGGAATTAAAAAATACTACATATACCATGCCATTGATGCTGGGACTGGTAAGTTACTAGGTTTTTGAATTGATGATGAGGAAACAAATTTTGGGTATTGTAAACTGCTTAAACAGGTCCTAGAAAAGTATGGGGCTCCAAACATTATAAAAACAGACAGAAGAAAAACATTTTGATCTGAAAATTCAGTTACCAATTTAACTTATTGTTTAAATAAACTAGAAATACAAGTTAAGTCAGAAAGCCAACCAACTTTTAAAGCTAATGTTGAAAGATCATTTAAAAATGCACAACAAATTTATTACAAATTATTTTTAAAACATGGTTTGAATACTAAAGAAAAAATACAAAAGAACTATCAGTTAATTGTTGATGCTTACAATCAAAGATATAAAAAGTCTGAAAAAGGAAAAAGAAACCAATTCATAAAAATAAGTAAAGATGATTTAAAAGACTTGTTCTATACAACTAAGATTTGTAAAGTTCTAAAAGGTTTTTATTTTTTCCTTAATGGGAAGGCTATGGGTTTGTTCACCAAAGAAGATAAAAGAGTTAATATGAAAAATCAAATCTTATTAAGAACCAACATGTTAACGGGTGAAAAATTTGTACTTGATAAAAATACTAAATATTTTGCCAGAGAAATAAATGATGATTTATTAAACGAATATATAAATGAGATTCATGATAATGAGTTTTTAAAATTAGAAAAAATTAAAAGAAAAAGTATAGCTACTTCTAAAGCTATTTATCAAAAAAATGAAAACACAAGAATAGCTTTAGAAAGATGAAGCGACAGTTTAAAAGAAAGGGAGGAAAAAATTAAAATTAGAGAAATTGAACTTTCTTTAAATATTTAA
- a CDS encoding lipoprotein 17-related variable surface protein, with translation MNKKLKNRLYISTLAISLTGTFAAIGSVALPSSSFNNSSSSEISSVSKNLNAATTTAATPRATSEYVASWNIGTQDINNLNSPIQNIAFNTSNTQYALLTTAESKYDNSSYSITSRTTEENVNFNALSVFKMSDGSLSWTKKASDIKLSATRVTSLVTGSKFVAVTYLDSYMDREAYYLAVVQGSDNKYYLVFLKEGDTTNFSPEKIKLNATGAGAASSSSTSQFYINVVSSSNWDINIYQIQTDTSGSSNNLGVNLFDLKNNGSTSTTVSASSLSVSNNFASISSELLSSYFYKTNGAKISSKLTKSFKDDDYVYFVFQQEPANVTAADFNNFVSILRLPLSSHEITISSESLYSLSLSSQQVDVILGSAINNYRPSVAIASNGDQHTVILSSKNSDKYFYSVVEPDMFNNSDPATFNELTSTDSAYIVSVNPIYNSDSSINSYVALLSNNKAIRINSDFSAISLMYDFTTLNATTSKLIFNIFTIPGDVNWYAQMTDGKIIQFNGTNLIGELGNTAVSNRRENSANVVLLQESQISSEVLFQKVTDNSNTSQASDYFKQYVTSNVTSFLQINSYDTAFGTPSFTADVKTVSKIGSTNNYSVTIAFSQNIRQMTNGSIPTTATSKVLFATQTYTFINENSSITVRDRGSVSASITGKLPSEITNADVASILNFQNVGNYSLTLDPNDTQGILTVQVKSDAVWINGSLETNNVQTITIGEENNPYFKVDLFNGLSSNIDLVTQDYIDQSANAALKTTLTNKYSTTLASQVTAQNIVDDFLVYGNAFSSAQLTANNIIQRPTADNVQLYPMDSEGQLYVIVTVPKIGDRTNVVYSFTTAAIFRKNFTTNHNVYLSFKHNNTVLNTTHTVTTGGSTTETQLSTLTPSSIVSLINSNKSLLFYFMDMSNYVFNILANLVDNSNSEAVLTIAPSDPLGTITFTINFQQQIPGLDSSYSYTFSGFTTANTNLSGRPQQMPGFSWGTIQSTALNGRKPTDITSEYLEQNFSTLFVYTNNANQLDRDITVTPLNGSGGVLVTITFYDWWEEQTNNGQTTYVKLAQKTFSTIIKSGLSQSREPINAVVWKSFYQLSTTNNAYTTGTASNALTLINSVATTELEKLDLLANISDYFRNNVQTALQSDPSALSLSIVPNDNEGTLSMYAVVKLDGQTYSYSSVLSGFNLNGVDYSVVLAQETSDAVQALKSSLPSNLTEQQIESLVNVSVGNGLTKNIQVTYDDIKGTLSLTVSLYKDGQVVATTTRDYSGFSTSTIVYNGTNALIIIAAVVIPIILLLTPILYISLFKNRRDIKKVSKVLDKRLSEQAVKKKVTEVNTIADLLNLETDKNW, from the coding sequence ATGAATAAAAAATTAAAAAATAGATTATACATTTCAACATTAGCTATTTCTTTAACTGGAACTTTTGCGGCAATTGGTTCTGTTGCTTTGCCTAGTTCTTCTTTCAACAACTCATCAAGTAGTGAAATTTCAAGTGTTTCTAAAAATTTAAATGCAGCCACAACAACAGCTGCCACTCCTAGAGCAACTAGTGAGTATGTTGCTTCTTGAAATATAGGAACTCAAGATATTAATAATTTAAATTCTCCAATTCAAAACATAGCTTTTAATACTTCAAACACTCAATATGCTTTGTTAACAACTGCTGAAAGTAAATATGACAACAGTAGTTATTCTATTACTTCAAGAACAACAGAAGAAAATGTAAATTTTAATGCATTATCTGTTTTCAAAATGTCAGATGGTTCTTTAAGTTGAACAAAAAAAGCATCAGATATAAAATTAAGTGCTACAAGAGTAACTTCATTAGTTACAGGCTCTAAATTTGTTGCAGTAACTTATTTAGATTCTTATATGGATAGAGAGGCTTATTATCTGGCAGTAGTTCAAGGTAGTGATAATAAATATTATTTAGTATTTTTAAAAGAGGGAGATACAACAAATTTTTCTCCTGAAAAAATAAAATTAAATGCAACAGGGGCAGGAGCAGCATCTTCAAGCTCAACTTCTCAATTTTATATAAATGTTGTTTCTTCTAGTAATTGAGATATTAATATTTATCAAATTCAAACTGATACTTCAGGTAGTAGCAATAACTTAGGTGTTAATTTATTTGATTTAAAAAATAATGGTTCTACTAGTACAACAGTATCTGCATCAAGTTTAAGTGTTTCTAATAATTTTGCTAGTATTTCTTCTGAATTATTAAGTTCTTACTTTTATAAAACAAATGGAGCTAAAATTTCATCTAAGCTTACAAAATCATTTAAAGATGATGATTATGTTTATTTTGTATTCCAACAAGAACCTGCAAATGTAACTGCAGCAGATTTTAATAATTTTGTTTCAATCTTAAGACTTCCTCTTTCATCTCATGAAATTACAATTTCATCTGAATCTTTATATAGTTTAAGTTTAAGTTCTCAACAAGTGGATGTAATTTTAGGAAGTGCAATAAATAATTATAGACCAAGTGTTGCTATTGCTTCAAATGGTGATCAACATACTGTAATTTTGTCTAGTAAAAATTCTGATAAATATTTTTATTCTGTTGTTGAACCAGATATGTTCAATAATTCTGACCCTGCAACATTTAATGAATTAACTTCAACTGATTCTGCTTATATAGTAAGTGTTAATCCAATATATAATTCAGATTCTTCAATTAATAGTTATGTTGCTTTATTGAGCAATAACAAAGCTATAAGAATTAATTCTGATTTTTCAGCAATTAGTTTAATGTATGATTTCACAACATTAAATGCAACTACATCTAAATTAATATTTAACATTTTTACTATTCCTGGAGATGTTAACTGATATGCTCAAATGACTGATGGTAAAATTATTCAATTTAATGGGACAAACCTTATTGGGGAATTAGGAAATACTGCAGTTTCAAATAGAAGAGAAAATAGTGCCAATGTTGTTTTATTACAAGAAAGTCAAATTTCTTCAGAAGTTTTATTCCAAAAAGTTACTGATAACTCAAACACTAGTCAGGCATCAGATTATTTTAAACAATATGTAACAAGCAATGTAACAAGTTTTTTACAGATTAATTCATATGATACAGCTTTTGGGACTCCGTCTTTCACTGCTGATGTAAAAACAGTGTCAAAAATTGGATCAACAAACAATTATAGTGTTACTATTGCTTTTTCACAAAATATAAGACAAATGACTAATGGTAGTATACCTACTACTGCAACTAGTAAAGTTCTTTTTGCAACTCAAACTTATACTTTCATTAATGAAAATTCTAGTATTACTGTAAGAGATAGAGGGAGTGTTTCTGCAAGCATCACAGGTAAACTACCAAGTGAAATTACAAATGCAGATGTAGCTTCAATATTAAATTTCCAAAATGTTGGAAATTATTCATTAACACTTGATCCAAATGACACACAAGGGATTTTAACTGTACAAGTTAAATCTGATGCTGTTTGAATAAATGGTAGTTTAGAAACTAATAATGTTCAAACTATTACAATTGGAGAAGAAAATAATCCATACTTCAAAGTTGATTTATTCAATGGATTAAGTTCTAACATTGATTTAGTAACTCAAGATTATATAGATCAATCAGCAAATGCTGCTTTAAAAACAACTCTAACAAATAAATATTCCACAACATTAGCTTCACAAGTTACAGCTCAAAATATTGTTGATGACTTCTTAGTTTATGGTAATGCATTTAGTAGTGCTCAATTAACTGCTAATAATATTATTCAAAGACCAACAGCTGATAATGTTCAACTATATCCAATGGATTCAGAAGGACAATTATATGTAATTGTTACTGTTCCTAAAATTGGGGATAGAACAAATGTGGTGTATTCATTCACAACAGCAGCTATTTTTAGAAAAAACTTTACTACTAATCACAATGTTTATTTAAGTTTTAAACACAACAATACTGTATTAAACACAACACATACTGTTACTACAGGTGGTTCAACTACAGAAACTCAATTAAGTACATTAACACCATCATCTATTGTTAGTTTAATAAACTCTAATAAAAGTTTATTGTTCTATTTTATGGATATGTCTAATTATGTGTTTAATATCTTGGCTAACTTAGTAGACAATAGTAATAGTGAAGCAGTACTAACTATTGCTCCAAGTGATCCATTAGGTACAATTACATTTACAATTAATTTCCAACAACAAATTCCTGGATTAGATTCTTCTTATAGCTACACTTTCTCAGGGTTTACAACTGCTAATACTAACTTATCTGGTAGACCACAACAAATGCCAGGTTTTAGTTGAGGTACAATACAATCAACAGCACTAAATGGTAGAAAACCAACTGATATTACAAGTGAGTATTTAGAACAAAACTTTTCAACTTTATTTGTGTATACAAACAATGCTAATCAATTAGATCGTGATATTACTGTAACACCATTGAATGGTAGTGGTGGAGTATTAGTTACTATTACTTTCTATGATTGATGAGAAGAACAAACTAATAATGGTCAAACTACTTATGTAAAATTAGCTCAAAAAACATTCTCAACTATTATTAAGAGTGGTCTTTCTCAATCAAGAGAACCAATTAATGCTGTTGTTTGAAAATCATTCTATCAATTATCAACTACAAACAATGCATATACAACAGGTACTGCATCAAATGCATTAACATTAATTAATTCAGTTGCTACAACTGAATTAGAAAAATTAGATTTACTTGCAAACATTTCTGATTACTTTAGAAATAATGTTCAAACAGCACTACAAAGTGATCCAAGTGCATTATCATTATCAATTGTTCCAAATGATAATGAAGGAACATTATCAATGTATGCAGTTGTTAAATTAGATGGACAAACATATAGTTATAGCAGTGTACTATCTGGATTTAATCTTAATGGTGTAGATTATTCAGTAGTATTAGCTCAAGAAACTTCTGATGCTGTACAAGCATTAAAGAGTTCATTACCTTCTAACCTAACAGAACAACAAATTGAATCTCTTGTGAATGTTAGTGTGGGAAATGGTTTAACAAAAAACATTCAAGTTACATATGATGATATTAAAGGTACATTATCATTAACTGTAAGCTTATACAAAGATGGTCAAGTAGTTGCTACAACTACTAGAGATTATTCAGGATTCTCAACAAGTACAATTGTTTATAATGGTACAAATGCATTAATTATAATAGCAGCAGTTGTAATTCCTATTATTCTGTTATTAACTCCAATTCTATACATCTCATTATTTAAAAATAGAAGAGATATTAAAAAAGTTTCTAAAGTTCTTGATAAGAGATTATCAGAACAAGCTGTTAAGAAAAAAGTTACTGAAGTTAACACAATTGCAGATCTATTGAATTTAGAAACTGACAAAAACTGATAA